GCAAAAGTGCCGAACGCCGACAATCAACTAACCGCAAACACTATGGTGAATGTGAAGGTCCCGGTAGACGACGAAGAAGCCTTGTTGGAGATACCTTCGGTTTCGATTCAACAAGATCCGCTGGGACAATTCGTTTTCCTATTAGTAGAGGATAAGGAAAACAAAGGCTTTCGGGCTAATCGCAGGCAAGTAAAAGTGAAAGCAATAGAGAATGAAAAAGCGGTCATTGAATCTGGTGTAAAAGCAGGTGATCTTATAGCGGCTGCCGGTGCGTTTAAGTTACACGAGGGGTTATTGGTTTTCAGCCGCAAAAGGCAGGAAATAACCAGCGGTGTGGCCTCTGATAGCCAGCCACCAGCTATTGAGCAGGATAGCTTGTAATGGATATTTTCGTAAAACGACCGGTTCTGGCGATTGTTATATCCGTTATATTATTACTGGCTGGCGGTTACGCAGCGATGAAAATACCAGTACTTCAATTTCCCCAAATTGAAAGCTCTTCACTGGTTATCACGACCTCCTATCCGGGTTCATCCGCCGAAGTGGTTCAAGGATTTATCACTGAGCCGATTGAACGGGCTGCTATGACAATACCGGGGGTGGATTATGTCGAAAGCAGCACCAGCGCCGGCCTCAGTGAAGTGACAGCGTGGCTCGAATTGAATGAAGACAGTACTCGCGCGTTGGCAGAGCTGTCGGCCCGGCTTGCGCAAATCAGCTACGAATTGCCGGATGGCGCCGAAGACCCCGCGGTAGAAGTCGTCCGCGCCGACCGACCTGCAGCGCTCTTCTATATGGATGTTCGGGGCGAAGAATGGTCCCGTTCAGAATTGACTGATTATATGGAACGGCAAGTGAACCCTCAATTCGCCTCTATTAAAGGCGTACAAAGGGTCGGCCTGGAAGGGGGGCGCTCACCGGCCATGCGGGTTTGGATTGATCCGGATAAGATCGCGGCACTGAATATCGGTGCCGATGAGATCATCAATGCCATCCGCTCGAATAATGTGATTGCCACCATGGGCAAAACCGAAAACAGCCGTCAACAAATCAATTTATTGAGTAATGCAACCCTCGCAACCGTAGAGGACTTTCAGCAGCTTGTGATCTCCAATAAAGACGGCGTGGTGATCCGGCTTGGCGACGTCGCGCGTATCGAAATGGGGGAAACCCGGGGTACCATCGCGGCACGTTACAACCAGAAAACCACACTCTATATTTCGATCTGGCCGTTGCCGGGTGCCAACGAAATCGCCATCGGAGATGAAGTCTATAAACGACTAGCCGCGATCAACGAGACACTTCCAAAAGGGCTATCCATCCACACCGGATACGACGGCACTATCTACATGAGAGAGTCGTTAAAAGAAATTTTTACCACGCTGTTTGAAACCATTTTATTAGTCGGTTTGGTTGTGTTGCTGCTAATGGGCTCATTCAGGACCGCCCTGGTTCCACTGGTCGCCATACCGGTGTCCATTCTGGGTAGCATCGCCGTAATCTATCTGATGGGTTTCGGACTCAACTTGCTAACCATTCTGGCCGTTGTCTTATCGGTGGGCCTGGTAGTAGACGACGCCATAGTCGTGGTTGAAAACGTCGCCCGGCACCTGCGAGAAGGACGCACCCGGTTCGATGCAGCATTGGTGAGCTCAAGAGAACTGCTCTCCCCCATTATCGCTATGACGTTTACTCTTGCAGCCGTGTATACCCCCATCGGTTTCGTTTCCGGGTTTACTGGCAGCCTTTTTAAAGAATTCGCGTTTACGCTGGCCATTGCAGTAATTATTTCTGGTATCGTGGCTATCACACTTTCTCCTATTATGAGCGCCTGGGTATGCGCAGATTACGGTCGAGAAAGTAAAATGACCCAACGTGTTAACGGCTGGTTTGATGCGCTTAAAAGCCGCTACGAAACACTGCTGGTAAAAAGCTTCGCCTGGCGCAACCAGATATTGGTGTTCGCTCTGTTTATCTCACTGCTTGTGGTACCGTTCTATCTGTTTTCCGGCAAGGAGCTGGCACCGATTGAAGACCAGAACAGCATTAACATCATCATCGAATCTCCGCCACAAGCATCGGTGGAATACACCGACGACTATATGCACGACGTGATTGACTTGATAGAGAAAACCACGCCAGGATTGAATATGGTATGGCAGATTATTTCACCCAATGGTGGATTCGGTGGCATTGAATTTGTTGATTTTGACCAGCGCGAACAATCAGTACAAGAACTCCTACCCTCGGTTTATGGACAGCTATCTGCGATCACCGGTGTGAGAGTTTTCCCCATACTGTTTCCAAGCCTGCCAACCGCCGGACAATTTGATGTTGAGATGGTGGTGCAATCCCCGGATGACTACCAGACGATGGAAAGCTTTGCCAAACAACTGGTAAATGCGGCCTATCAAAGTGGTAAATTCATGTTCGTGGACACCGACCTGAAAGTAAATTTGCCGCAAACTCAGATCAGCTTCAACCACGATCGCATTGCTGATTTGGGGATGGATGTTAATTATGTCAGCGCACAACTTTCATCATTCCTGGCCGAAATGGATGCCAACCGATTTAATGCCAATGGTAAAGCTTACCGGGTTATTCCCATGGTTGAAAATCAGTCCCGCAACACTCCGTCAGCGTTGCTGGATCTTTCCATCCGCACTCCGAATGGGGAATTAATACCACTGCGAGCAATAGCCGAGCTGGAATCCAGGGTCAGCCCCAGAGAGTTGGGCACGTTTAACCAACAGAAATCCTTTCGCGTCTACGGCGGTGTGCTGCCAGGCACTACCAACGGCCAGGCACTTGAAACGCTGGAGCTGGCGGCAAAAGACTTGCTTCCGACCAGCTACTCCGTGGATTACGCCGGTGTGTCCAGACAACTCAGGAAAGAAGGCAACAGCATGTTGTCCGTGCTGGTCATAGCCATAATTGTTGTGTATCTCGCTCTGTCCATCCAGTTCAATAATTTCCGGCTGCCCCTGGTTGTCTTGCTGGGATCCGTTCCGCTCGCTTTATCCGGTGCGATGCTGTTTAGTTTTCTGAGCCTGACAACGGTAAACATCTATGCACAAATCGGCTTTATAACCCTGGTGGGGCTGATTGCCAAAAACGGAATATTGATTACCGAGTTTGCCCATGAACAGCAGATCGCCGGCATGAATAAAATTGAGGCTATCCGCGCGGCAGCATCCCTGCGATTACGCCCGGTACTCATGACCACAGCAGCCACCGTGCTGGGACATTTTCCACTGGTTTTGGTCACCGGGGCCGGTGCTGAAGCGCGCAATAGCATTGGTATTATATTGGTAGCGGGCATGGCTATCGGCACCCTGTTCACTCTGTTCATTTTGCCGTCCGTTTACCTTTGGCTAGCGCCAGCCGGCTACAATAAGCCATCTAAAATAAAACAGGAGCATCCACTCCCCGGGGAGCAGGAAGGCGTTCTTGATAACGCATAATCAAGACCCTTACTAATATTCCCTTGCCATTAAATCTGTATTTATATACAGTTCCGGTAGTGCTAATGGCCCCCCGAGTCTTGTTACTAGGATTCAGAGGCGGGCTCGACCGGTTTAAATGCCGGATTTAATTCCGCTCAAGATAAAAGGTTCGAGGTGATTTATGGCTGTAGTGGTAATGTGGAAATGCGATCGGGATGGCAGTATGTTTACAGATAAAAAAGAGGCTGACGCCTACGATAAAATGCTTGAATTGGCAGAACATTTTACAGAATTCCTAAAGACTCAAAGCACTGGTATCAGTGAAGCCGAGGCCGAAAATATCGGCTTGCTGTTAGCTAAAAACAAAGATTCCGTAATGAGCGCCTGCAAAGGAAAACCAGAAGCCCTTCTCGAAATCAGTGACGAGTCCGACAATCAGGAATCCAATGTAACAGCCCTGCCCGCTAAATCCTGAAGATCATCTAAGACTTAACGGGTTTTATTTTCAACGCTATAATCTGAGCCTTGTTTAACCCTTGTTTTAAAATTCAGGCGACCATTAGTGGATAAGGCTCAGATCTATCAATCCTTTCTGAATGAAATGACCAACGTGTATAACGATGCTGTAAAAGCAGCGGAAGATGCACATGCTACGGC
The sequence above is drawn from the Ketobacter sp. MCCC 1A13808 genome and encodes:
- a CDS encoding efflux RND transporter permease subunit, whose protein sequence is MDIFVKRPVLAIVISVILLLAGGYAAMKIPVLQFPQIESSSLVITTSYPGSSAEVVQGFITEPIERAAMTIPGVDYVESSTSAGLSEVTAWLELNEDSTRALAELSARLAQISYELPDGAEDPAVEVVRADRPAALFYMDVRGEEWSRSELTDYMERQVNPQFASIKGVQRVGLEGGRSPAMRVWIDPDKIAALNIGADEIINAIRSNNVIATMGKTENSRQQINLLSNATLATVEDFQQLVISNKDGVVIRLGDVARIEMGETRGTIAARYNQKTTLYISIWPLPGANEIAIGDEVYKRLAAINETLPKGLSIHTGYDGTIYMRESLKEIFTTLFETILLVGLVVLLLMGSFRTALVPLVAIPVSILGSIAVIYLMGFGLNLLTILAVVLSVGLVVDDAIVVVENVARHLREGRTRFDAALVSSRELLSPIIAMTFTLAAVYTPIGFVSGFTGSLFKEFAFTLAIAVIISGIVAITLSPIMSAWVCADYGRESKMTQRVNGWFDALKSRYETLLVKSFAWRNQILVFALFISLLVVPFYLFSGKELAPIEDQNSINIIIESPPQASVEYTDDYMHDVIDLIEKTTPGLNMVWQIISPNGGFGGIEFVDFDQREQSVQELLPSVYGQLSAITGVRVFPILFPSLPTAGQFDVEMVVQSPDDYQTMESFAKQLVNAAYQSGKFMFVDTDLKVNLPQTQISFNHDRIADLGMDVNYVSAQLSSFLAEMDANRFNANGKAYRVIPMVENQSRNTPSALLDLSIRTPNGELIPLRAIAELESRVSPRELGTFNQQKSFRVYGGVLPGTTNGQALETLELAAKDLLPTSYSVDYAGVSRQLRKEGNSMLSVLVIAIIVVYLALSIQFNNFRLPLVVLLGSVPLALSGAMLFSFLSLTTVNIYAQIGFITLVGLIAKNGILITEFAHEQQIAGMNKIEAIRAAASLRLRPVLMTTAATVLGHFPLVLVTGAGAEARNSIGIILVAGMAIGTLFTLFILPSVYLWLAPAGYNKPSKIKQEHPLPGEQEGVLDNA
- a CDS encoding YebG family protein produces the protein MAVVVMWKCDRDGSMFTDKKEADAYDKMLELAEHFTEFLKTQSTGISEAEAENIGLLLAKNKDSVMSACKGKPEALLEISDESDNQESNVTALPAKS